One genomic segment of Acaryochloris marina S15 includes these proteins:
- a CDS encoding DUF4350 domain-containing protein, whose protein sequence is MNNDNFGQRLSNQQQALGDVQVQGDDNIFNVIQGQVVTLSQTKIIQISVDEIKTRELIQTSPYKGLDAFERQDHLNFFGRDQFILGLANEMEQTNLVLLMGASGSGKSSVVKAGLLPWLSEKWGQEFVSLTLTPDRDPFEKLYGSLLSCGYNLAQAEVAKAGQKNTLCKVVKALKQPGEFWLIFVDQFEELFTISKKEKRDCFIKGLVSLSKEYANDPFVKIVGTMRADFLGRLDSPQANQLARLTQKHRPLITQMQQDELRLAIEQPAAHHGVVFETGLVKEIIKDVEGQAGYLPLLQYTLNLLWKTEVQDRGILDRTLNLSSYRRLGGVRGALQQRVDQIYQDLPELQKLAAQRIFLKLVKINGDEAAGTEWKPVRRRANRSEFQDGQEQAVLTQLINDNLLVGDAPVEDKEKHSVAIQGSTVEIAHEILLTCWGKLNDWIEEHRQAIALRNRLNDDVVIWQKNKKADSDLWGGVKLVQVQELRSNQDLKQVLGEFSDIANQFIDVSVKLRDRQQRRTIITAWGIAAGSLVSAVVCFSLMLQLKKAKQETHDAYTNILTDLFLESMIDTQGTPGEIKFLDKDDAWKIVLKIVLEEKKIIVAARRDYGDGKVLAAAHDGVLRNRKDSFIFLKQSLGWLNPSKDKRKILISSGHCEIVSLKGSPYAPPKSKLEAWEADVENIAAPIDETKLNKGNILIIGNAWGNFTQSEIDAIEKFVKNGGSLFVVGIGWSWKEYSDSTNPVKNCKPKQQANQRIKDISTYPMNRLVKPYNIQWTEGGQKFGDQ, encoded by the coding sequence ATGAATAACGATAATTTTGGTCAGCGGCTCTCGAACCAGCAACAAGCGCTGGGGGATGTACAGGTGCAGGGAGATGACAATATCTTCAATGTGATTCAGGGGCAGGTTGTCACCCTAAGCCAAACCAAGATTATTCAGATTTCGGTGGATGAAATTAAGACTCGCGAGTTGATTCAGACATCCCCCTACAAAGGGTTGGATGCATTTGAGCGGCAAGATCACCTCAACTTCTTTGGTCGGGATCAATTCATACTCGGGTTAGCTAATGAAATGGAGCAGACCAATTTGGTCCTATTGATGGGGGCATCGGGTAGCGGTAAGTCTTCAGTGGTGAAGGCTGGCCTGTTACCCTGGCTATCTGAAAAGTGGGGGCAAGAGTTTGTCAGTTTGACTTTAACCCCTGATCGCGATCCGTTTGAGAAGCTCTATGGTAGTTTGCTCAGTTGTGGCTATAATCTAGCGCAGGCAGAGGTTGCAAAAGCTGGGCAGAAGAATACGCTATGCAAGGTGGTAAAAGCGTTGAAGCAACCGGGGGAGTTCTGGCTGATCTTTGTTGACCAGTTTGAGGAATTGTTTACCATCAGTAAAAAGGAAAAGCGAGATTGCTTTATTAAGGGGTTGGTGAGTCTGAGCAAAGAATACGCTAACGATCCCTTCGTCAAGATTGTGGGAACCATGCGAGCCGATTTCTTGGGGCGACTTGATTCGCCTCAGGCGAATCAGTTGGCCAGACTCACTCAAAAGCATCGCCCATTGATTACCCAAATGCAGCAAGATGAGTTGCGGCTGGCGATCGAGCAGCCTGCGGCCCATCATGGCGTTGTGTTTGAAACGGGGTTGGTAAAAGAAATTATCAAGGATGTAGAGGGGCAGGCGGGATACTTGCCGCTGTTGCAATATACGCTCAATCTGTTGTGGAAGACGGAAGTACAGGATCGTGGCATTCTGGATCGGACACTGAATCTAAGTTCTTACCGCCGACTGGGTGGGGTGCGCGGCGCGCTTCAGCAACGGGTCGATCAAATCTATCAAGATTTGCCTGAACTGCAAAAGTTAGCAGCACAGCGAATTTTTTTGAAGCTGGTGAAGATTAATGGCGATGAGGCGGCAGGGACGGAATGGAAGCCCGTCAGGCGACGGGCAAATCGCTCGGAGTTTCAGGATGGGCAGGAACAGGCAGTGCTAACCCAGTTGATTAATGACAATTTGCTGGTGGGCGATGCACCTGTTGAAGACAAGGAGAAACACTCGGTCGCGATTCAAGGCTCTACAGTGGAAATTGCCCATGAAATCTTATTGACCTGCTGGGGAAAGCTGAACGATTGGATTGAGGAGCATCGTCAAGCTATTGCCTTACGGAACCGCCTCAATGACGATGTAGTCATCTGGCAAAAAAACAAGAAAGCCGACAGCGATCTTTGGGGTGGGGTAAAGCTTGTGCAAGTACAAGAACTCCGCAGCAATCAAGATCTCAAGCAGGTATTGGGCGAATTTAGCGATATAGCCAATCAGTTTATTGATGTCAGTGTTAAATTGCGAGATCGGCAACAGCGGCGCACAATCATAACTGCTTGGGGTATTGCAGCAGGTTCCCTGGTGTCGGCGGTGGTTTGCTTTAGCCTTATGTTGCAGTTAAAAAAAGCCAAACAGGAAACGCACGATGCTTATACAAATATACTTACAGATCTATTCCTTGAGAGCATGATTGATACACAAGGGACTCCTGGGGAGATAAAGTTTTTGGATAAAGATGATGCCTGGAAAATAGTGCTAAAAATAGTGCTAGAAGAAAAGAAAATAATAGTTGCAGCGCGTCGGGATTACGGTGATGGTAAAGTTCTTGCTGCAGCACATGACGGTGTCTTGAGGAACAGAAAGGATAGCTTTATCTTCCTGAAACAATCTTTAGGCTGGCTAAATCCGTCAAAAGATAAGAGGAAAATATTGATTTCGAGTGGGCATTGCGAGATAGTCTCTTTAAAAGGAAGTCCTTACGCTCCTCCAAAATCAAAATTGGAAGCTTGGGAAGCTGATGTAGAGAATATTGCTGCTCCGATTGACGAAACTAAGCTCAATAAAGGTAACATTCTTATTATTGGGAATGCTTGGGGCAACTTTACTCAATCCGAGATTGATGCAATCGAGAAATTTGTCAAGAATGGGGGTAGTCTCTTCGTTGTCGGAATAGGGTGGTCTTGGAAAGAATACAGTGATAGCACGAATCCTGTTAAGAACTGCAAGCCAAAGCAGCAAGCGAACCAAAGGATTAAAGACATATCAACATATCCAATGAATCGGCTTGTCAAACCGTATAACATACAGTGGACAGAGGGGGGGCAAAAATTTGGTGATCAGTAG
- a CDS encoding CHAT domain-containing protein, whose translation MNLKHIKILLLTANPVNTSQLRLSEEVRSIQEGLERAKDRDHFELITKLAVRTTDFSRALLDHQPQIVHFSGHGEGKWIAPTSPSSRQNTTHTFSEDAVRDIGIVPELSTSGDEGLVLEDDQGRAKLVNSKTLKELFKSFPSVECVLLNACYSEVQATSIHESVDCVIGMNQPIGDRAAIQFSQGFYDALGAGTSYEEAYQLGCRAIDLEGSSEYLTPVLKYRKGRHSVPGFNQDSTQSEIVPEPLPLVDPMPNSPQSFGNITISGSNTPFNAIQAGGNVNLSQSNIQSHGSHPDLESAVSLLVKLKQEVSVTDALSSFAKKDTEARIVMLQEELQKQQPDKSLVNEVIEALKQGLSGVLTLAELMTQVATFVAKAWVGIG comes from the coding sequence ATGAACCTTAAACACATTAAGATTCTGCTCTTGACGGCGAATCCTGTGAATACGTCCCAGTTACGTCTGAGTGAAGAAGTTCGTTCGATTCAAGAAGGATTGGAACGAGCCAAAGATCGAGATCACTTTGAACTCATCACTAAACTAGCGGTTCGGACGACGGATTTCAGTCGCGCTTTATTGGATCACCAACCTCAAATCGTTCATTTTTCTGGACATGGAGAGGGAAAATGGATAGCCCCAACTTCACCATCTTCTCGACAGAACACAACCCATACCTTCTCAGAAGATGCTGTCAGAGATATCGGCATTGTGCCAGAGCTATCCACATCGGGGGATGAGGGATTAGTCCTTGAAGATGATCAAGGACGGGCAAAACTGGTCAACTCCAAAACATTGAAAGAATTATTTAAATCGTTTCCGAGCGTTGAATGTGTCTTGCTCAATGCCTGTTATTCGGAGGTGCAGGCAACCTCGATTCACGAGTCTGTTGATTGTGTGATTGGCATGAATCAGCCCATTGGAGATCGGGCCGCGATTCAGTTTTCTCAAGGATTTTATGATGCCTTGGGGGCTGGCACCTCTTACGAAGAGGCTTATCAGCTCGGGTGTAGAGCGATCGATTTGGAAGGCAGTTCGGAATATTTGACTCCTGTTCTGAAATATCGAAAGGGTCGTCATTCTGTTCCAGGTTTCAATCAAGATTCTACTCAGTCAGAGATAGTCCCAGAACCTTTGCCGTTAGTAGACCCCATGCCCAACTCCCCTCAATCCTTTGGCAATATTACGATTAGCGGGAGTAACACCCCCTTCAACGCTATCCAAGCGGGGGGCAATGTCAACTTGAGTCAAAGTAATATTCAGTCACATGGCAGTCATCCAGACTTGGAATCGGCTGTATCGCTGCTGGTGAAACTCAAACAGGAGGTTTCGGTAACAGATGCACTCAGTTCATTCGCAAAGAAAGATACAGAGGCAAGAATCGTGATGCTCCAGGAAGAATTACAAAAGCAGCAACCGGATAAAAGCCTTGTCAATGAGGTTATAGAGGCTCTAAAGCAAGGTTTGAGCGGGGTACTGACGTTAGCAGAACTCATGACCCAAGTGGCAACATTTGTGGCAAAAGCCTGGGTAGGTATAGGATGA
- a CDS encoding caspase family protein, with product MAQNLYALLVGIDNYVSPGKPLKGCVNDILAFKDYLKGRIAKDGYQLHLCTLLNEQATRQAVIDNFRQHLCQAGNEDVALFYYAGHGGQQDSPEAFWKFEPDRLDETLVCFDSLNEDGWGLADKELAKLIAEVDQKKPHITAILDCCHSGSGTRGDLWDDTVVRNAPCDRRKRPLDSYIFSLTDIEHLSGSTAHPDSNSSGWTLPKGQHIVLSACRDSELAKEYNGDQKSRGAFSYFLLDTLHKANGSLTYRDLFKRTNALVRSKLTNQSPQIEATHPKDLDQPFLGGAIAPSTPYFTVSHNKDHGWAIDGGAVHGISQPAGGQTTLLALFPLDCSPEQLRQLSEKIGTGEVIKILPHLSTIQINGVEDLNPETTYKAVITSLPLPPKGILMAGDLDGIQFARAALQKFGSAQQPSLYVKEVVTAETAEFKLLAREGQYVISRPTDDRPLVAEIQGYSATIAMKAIQQLEHMARWTNIAELSSPATSRIQPGAVQMSLSQDGKELQESQIRLEYQLENGKWKRPSFKVKLRNTSSEPLYCALLDLTDRYSVSTKGLLPGGGIWLDKGEESWAYEGKPIPASVQQELWECGITETKDLLKLMVSTAEFDATLLEQENLGLPASREVRMPHRGQGTLNRLMRRVQTRDLGAVPDEEELYDDWVSSQVSITTVRPLDATPVPNEGSSASLGVGVSIQPHPGLKAQVRLTTVTQSTRDLGSLVLPPILREDDTVAQPFQFTTSRGTDPGLSALELNHVDADTIATVTPQHPLKLSVDTLLGEGERVLAIAHDGEFFLPLGFGQTTAGKTEISLERLPNPVSTGERSLTGAIRIFFQKVVSEKLKLEFDYPILAAVNVVSDGTVSYERDAAQVKDRVAKAKRIVLYIHGIIGDTESMVPSIRTAKMTVNGQEESLGDQYDLVLAFDYESLNTSIENHARELKQRLAAVGLDVKHGKELHIVAHSMGGLVSRWFIEREGGNKIVSHLIMLGTPNGGSPWPTVQAWGTAALAIGLNSLSTVAWPVKVLGSLVAAIETIDITLDQMQPGSEFLKSLAASPDPQIPYTILAGNTSITPAAVDSNLLQRLMQKVMSSAVALPFFGQVNDIAATVYSITQVPEGRSPQPQVQEVGCDHLVYFTNSEGLQALSKVISNTGMLA from the coding sequence ATGGCTCAAAATCTTTATGCTCTGTTAGTTGGTATTGATAATTACGTTAGCCCCGGCAAGCCGCTAAAAGGTTGTGTCAACGATATTCTGGCATTCAAAGACTATTTGAAAGGACGAATTGCGAAGGATGGCTATCAGCTTCACCTGTGTACTCTGCTTAATGAACAAGCCACTCGTCAAGCCGTCATTGACAACTTTCGTCAACACCTGTGTCAAGCGGGCAATGAAGACGTTGCTTTGTTCTACTACGCTGGACATGGTGGACAACAAGACTCTCCTGAAGCCTTTTGGAAATTTGAACCGGATCGCCTGGATGAAACCCTGGTTTGTTTTGACAGTCTAAATGAGGATGGCTGGGGGCTAGCAGATAAAGAACTCGCGAAACTGATTGCTGAAGTAGACCAGAAGAAACCGCACATCACGGCTATTTTGGACTGTTGCCATTCGGGATCGGGGACTCGTGGTGATTTATGGGACGATACAGTCGTTCGCAACGCTCCCTGTGATCGCCGTAAACGACCACTAGATAGTTATATCTTCTCCTTAACAGATATCGAACACTTATCGGGTTCTACAGCCCATCCAGACTCCAATTCGAGTGGCTGGACTTTACCCAAAGGTCAACATATTGTCCTCTCTGCCTGCCGAGATAGCGAACTTGCAAAAGAGTACAACGGGGATCAGAAATCAAGAGGTGCATTCTCTTACTTCTTGCTGGATACGTTGCATAAAGCCAATGGGAGTTTAACTTACCGAGACTTATTTAAACGAACCAATGCGTTAGTGAGATCGAAGCTAACGAATCAATCACCCCAAATTGAAGCTACCCATCCAAAGGATTTAGACCAGCCGTTTCTAGGAGGAGCGATCGCACCCTCTACGCCCTACTTCACCGTCAGTCATAACAAAGATCATGGCTGGGCGATCGATGGGGGCGCGGTGCATGGGATTTCACAACCTGCTGGAGGGCAAACAACCTTACTGGCATTGTTCCCCTTAGATTGTTCACCTGAACAATTACGTCAGTTGTCCGAGAAAATCGGGACTGGCGAAGTCATCAAGATCCTGCCACATCTCAGTACGATTCAAATCAATGGCGTTGAGGACTTAAATCCAGAGACAACTTATAAAGCAGTGATCACCAGTTTGCCTTTGCCGCCCAAAGGCATTTTGATGGCTGGGGATTTAGATGGAATTCAATTCGCTCGTGCAGCTTTGCAAAAATTTGGCTCAGCTCAGCAGCCATCACTATATGTCAAGGAAGTGGTTACGGCTGAAACGGCAGAATTTAAGTTATTGGCGCGTGAAGGGCAATATGTGATTTCTAGGCCCACTGACGATCGCCCACTGGTTGCCGAAATCCAGGGTTATAGTGCCACGATTGCCATGAAGGCGATTCAGCAATTGGAGCATATGGCTCGTTGGACAAATATTGCCGAACTCTCCAGCCCAGCAACCAGCCGGATTCAGCCTGGGGCCGTGCAGATGTCTCTGAGCCAAGATGGGAAAGAACTGCAAGAGTCTCAGATTCGACTAGAGTATCAATTGGAGAATGGTAAATGGAAGCGACCCTCTTTCAAGGTCAAGCTCAGAAATACCAGCAGTGAACCCCTTTACTGTGCCCTGCTAGATTTGACGGATCGTTACTCTGTCAGTACTAAGGGTTTGCTACCTGGAGGGGGAATCTGGCTCGACAAGGGAGAGGAATCGTGGGCATACGAAGGAAAACCTATTCCAGCCTCAGTACAGCAAGAACTTTGGGAGTGTGGAATCACTGAAACGAAAGATCTGTTGAAACTGATGGTCAGCACGGCTGAATTTGACGCCACATTGCTCGAACAAGAAAATTTAGGCTTACCCGCTTCCCGTGAAGTGAGGATGCCTCATAGAGGTCAAGGCACATTAAATCGTCTGATGCGACGGGTGCAAACTCGTGATCTTGGAGCAGTACCTGATGAAGAAGAACTCTACGATGATTGGGTTAGTAGCCAGGTCAGCATTACAACTGTGCGGCCTTTAGATGCCACCCCTGTTCCGAATGAAGGCAGTAGTGCTTCTTTAGGAGTTGGAGTGAGTATCCAACCTCATCCCGGCTTAAAGGCGCAAGTCAGGTTAACCACCGTCACGCAATCTACGCGAGATCTAGGCAGTTTGGTGTTGCCACCGATACTACGAGAGGATGATACGGTGGCTCAGCCCTTTCAATTCACGACTAGTCGCGGTACCGATCCTGGGTTGAGTGCTTTGGAGCTCAATCATGTGGATGCAGACACAATTGCTACGGTAACTCCTCAACACCCTTTGAAGCTATCTGTGGATACCCTATTGGGAGAGGGCGAGCGGGTGTTGGCAATTGCCCATGATGGCGAATTCTTCCTACCTTTGGGGTTTGGACAGACAACCGCAGGAAAAACCGAGATTTCGTTAGAACGTTTGCCCAACCCAGTGAGTACAGGGGAACGTAGCCTCACTGGGGCGATTCGTATTTTCTTCCAAAAGGTGGTGAGTGAAAAGCTAAAACTAGAATTCGATTACCCGATTCTGGCAGCGGTTAACGTGGTGTCTGATGGAACAGTGAGCTACGAGAGGGACGCGGCACAGGTCAAGGATCGAGTTGCCAAAGCTAAGCGGATTGTGCTGTATATCCACGGCATTATTGGCGATACCGAAAGCATGGTGCCCAGTATTCGAACTGCCAAAATGACAGTAAATGGACAAGAAGAATCACTGGGCGATCAGTACGATCTGGTTCTTGCTTTTGACTATGAAAGTCTGAATACCTCGATTGAGAATCATGCGCGGGAATTGAAGCAACGACTGGCTGCTGTGGGTCTAGATGTGAAGCACGGCAAGGAGCTGCATATCGTAGCGCATTCGATGGGCGGGTTGGTTTCGCGCTGGTTTATTGAGCGGGAAGGCGGAAATAAGATCGTCAGCCATTTGATCATGCTGGGCACCCCAAATGGGGGGTCTCCTTGGCCCACGGTACAAGCCTGGGGAACAGCGGCTCTGGCAATTGGATTGAATAGCCTATCAACGGTGGCTTGGCCTGTAAAGGTTTTGGGAAGTTTGGTTGCGGCGATTGAGACGATTGATATCACATTGGATCAGATGCAGCCGGGTTCGGAATTTCTCAAGTCTTTGGCTGCGAGTCCCGATCCGCAAATTCCTTATACGATCCTAGCGGGTAATACTTCCATTACTCCAGCAGCCGTAGACTCTAATCTGCTGCAGCGATTGATGCAGAAGGTGATGAGTAGTGCAGTGGCATTACCGTTTTTTGGACAGGTCAATGATATTGCGGCCACGGTTTACAGCATTACGCAGGTGCCAGAGGGGCGGTCTCCTCAACCCCAAGTTCAGGAAGTGGGCTGTGATCATCTGGTCTACTTTACAAATTCAGAGGGGCTTCAAGCTCTCTCTAAAGTAATCAGCAACACGGGCATGCTCGCCTAG
- a CDS encoding site-specific integrase yields the protein MKQDRFGKAGVLSPEQIQHLFSDGLSKPRDLALFGVCLYTGCRIGEACTLLTSDVINASGPKSAVLFRWHQTKGKRDTREVPMHPQLHDYLVTYAPDLTRTYLFPGRHGRSHLRVSSADRILRQAFGRVGLEGFSTHSFRRTALTQMHNAGVPTKHIQRISGHRTLAALSGYLEVTDEQVEGAIAKLVFF from the coding sequence ATGAAACAAGATCGATTCGGTAAGGCTGGGGTACTTTCCCCAGAGCAAATTCAACACCTCTTCAGTGATGGTCTGAGCAAGCCCCGCGATCTGGCCCTCTTTGGTGTGTGCCTCTACACCGGATGCAGGATCGGTGAAGCCTGTACGCTGCTCACCAGTGACGTGATCAACGCCAGTGGCCCAAAATCAGCAGTGCTATTCCGGTGGCATCAGACGAAGGGCAAGCGAGATACGCGAGAAGTACCGATGCATCCCCAGTTGCATGACTATTTGGTAACCTATGCACCTGATCTGACTCGCACCTATCTGTTCCCCGGTCGGCATGGCCGTTCTCACTTGCGGGTGAGTTCAGCAGATCGAATCTTGAGGCAAGCCTTTGGTCGGGTGGGATTGGAAGGGTTTAGCACTCATAGCTTCAGACGAACAGCTCTGACCCAGATGCACAACGCTGGAGTGCCGACGAAGCATATTCAGCGGATATCAGGACATCGGACGCTGGCGGCACTGTCGGGGTACTTGGAAGTCACCGATGAGCAGGTTGAGGGGGCGATTGCGAAGTTGGTGTTTTTCTAG
- a CDS encoding AbrB family transcriptional regulator: MAKKTAVAKKKAATKKKDIQPLVGKTLLNKLKDLSHLSKREKAKECGYVVGKQVNMSGFMNAILEAKGISLDGDANSDGRGREASYRIKVHQNGQMVIGSAYTEKMGLKTGDEFEIKVGRKHIHLAQLTDDE, from the coding sequence ATGGCTAAAAAAACAGCAGTTGCCAAGAAAAAAGCAGCCACAAAGAAAAAAGATATTCAACCCCTAGTCGGGAAAACACTACTCAATAAGCTCAAGGACTTATCTCATCTCTCGAAGCGGGAAAAAGCGAAAGAGTGTGGTTATGTAGTTGGCAAGCAAGTTAACATGAGTGGTTTTATGAATGCCATTTTGGAAGCCAAGGGCATTTCACTAGATGGTGATGCCAATAGCGACGGTAGGGGTCGAGAGGCAAGCTATCGGATCAAAGTTCATCAGAATGGGCAGATGGTTATCGGGTCTGCCTATACCGAAAAGATGGGTTTAAAAACTGGCGATGAGTTTGAGATCAAGGTCGGTAGAAAGCACATTCATTTAGCTCAATTGACGGATGATGAGTAG
- a CDS encoding alpha/beta hydrolase: MSQQELNQITTQLQDLSWGSTPTEMRANFTMGLSMPRHPTAQVDVVDVDGIAAELITHPNSRSDRIILYLHGGGFIMGSLQAYRRLASDLAEAAGVSILVIDYRLAPEHPYPAGLEDALTAYHWLINARGFQPSQIAVTGDSAGGNLALGLLLSLKDLGESQPACVSLISPYCDQMRTGATMVSHAEKDLLVTAPLLDTITDWYAPGKDLRNPLLSPLYADLSGLPPLLIHVGAVEVLLDDALRLARQAGLADIQVTLKVWSDMIHCFHLFAPVLEEGRVAISEMGAFLTTGFEFYLHG, from the coding sequence ATGAGTCAACAAGAACTAAACCAAATCACCACTCAGCTTCAAGACCTTTCTTGGGGCAGCACTCCCACTGAGATGAGGGCTAACTTTACCATGGGGTTGTCGATGCCACGACATCCTACCGCCCAGGTGGATGTCGTGGATGTCGATGGCATTGCGGCAGAACTAATCACCCACCCAAACAGCCGATCAGATCGCATCATTTTATATCTCCATGGTGGCGGATTTATCATGGGATCTTTACAAGCCTATCGTCGTTTAGCCAGCGATCTAGCAGAAGCAGCAGGCGTAAGTATTTTAGTTATTGACTATCGTCTAGCTCCTGAACATCCTTATCCAGCAGGATTAGAGGATGCCCTGACTGCCTATCATTGGCTAATTAATGCCCGTGGATTCCAGCCTAGTCAGATCGCCGTGACTGGAGATTCAGCAGGAGGCAATCTTGCCCTAGGCTTGCTGTTATCTCTCAAAGATCTGGGAGAGTCACAACCTGCCTGCGTGTCTTTAATTTCACCCTACTGTGACCAAATGAGAACTGGCGCAACGATGGTTAGCCATGCAGAGAAAGATCTGCTGGTCACGGCTCCACTGTTAGATACCATTACGGATTGGTACGCTCCAGGAAAAGATTTGCGAAATCCTCTGCTCTCACCTCTATATGCTGACTTATCAGGGTTACCCCCACTCTTGATACATGTCGGAGCTGTTGAGGTATTGCTTGATGATGCTTTGCGATTGGCGCGTCAGGCCGGATTAGCCGATATCCAGGTTACGCTAAAGGTTTGGTCAGATATGATTCACTGCTTCCACCTCTTTGCACCTGTGTTGGAAGAGGGACGTGTTGCAATTTCAGAAATGGGGGCTTTTCTCACAACTGGTTTTGAGTTCTATCTCCATGGGTAA
- a CDS encoding class I SAM-dependent methyltransferase, with protein MTTLTATPQPFDETKAEVFANRLIDTLNSGALSLMISVGHRTGLFDTLKDLPPATSQKIADAANLQERYVREWLGSMATARYVDYDATHKTYYLPPEHAAFLTRDAAPDNIAVIAQFIPVLGNVEDQIVDCFRHGGGVPYSEYKRFHQVMAEDSGQTVVAALTEHILPLVPGLMADLERGIQVMDLGCGSGRAINKMATLFPQSQFVGYDLSEDAIATANIEAQSLGLENVQFKIQDAAALDLIEQYDLITTFDAVHDQAEPDVVLQNIYRALRSDGVYLMQDIRASSDVGGNLEHPIGPLLYTISCLHCMTVSLAAGGMGLGAVWGEEKALQMIEEAGFKRVEIKQLEHDFQNNFYIVKKN; from the coding sequence ATGACCACCCTTACCGCAACTCCTCAACCTTTTGATGAAACTAAGGCCGAAGTCTTTGCAAATCGGCTTATAGATACACTCAATAGTGGTGCGCTCTCACTCATGATCTCTGTGGGTCATCGAACTGGCCTATTCGATACCCTTAAAGACCTACCGCCAGCAACCAGCCAAAAGATTGCCGATGCTGCAAACTTGCAAGAGCGATATGTGCGCGAATGGTTGGGTTCTATGGCGACGGCACGATATGTAGATTATGATGCAACCCACAAAACCTATTATTTACCACCAGAACATGCAGCCTTTCTGACCCGTGATGCCGCCCCCGATAACATCGCTGTGATTGCTCAGTTCATCCCTGTGCTAGGTAATGTTGAAGATCAGATCGTAGACTGCTTTCGTCATGGTGGCGGGGTGCCCTACTCAGAGTACAAACGCTTCCACCAGGTAATGGCCGAAGACAGTGGTCAAACTGTAGTGGCGGCATTAACCGAGCATATCCTTCCATTAGTCCCTGGTCTAATGGCCGATCTAGAACGTGGGATTCAGGTGATGGATCTTGGTTGTGGTAGTGGTCGGGCTATCAACAAGATGGCAACTCTATTTCCGCAGAGTCAGTTTGTGGGCTATGACCTATCGGAAGATGCGATTGCAACCGCCAATATCGAGGCTCAGTCTTTGGGACTAGAGAACGTTCAGTTCAAGATTCAGGATGCTGCGGCTCTGGATCTGATTGAGCAATACGATCTGATCACCACCTTTGACGCTGTGCATGACCAAGCTGAACCGGATGTCGTTCTGCAAAATATCTACCGTGCCTTGCGTAGTGATGGCGTTTATCTAATGCAAGATATCCGTGCTTCTAGTGACGTGGGTGGAAATCTTGAGCACCCGATTGGGCCGTTGCTTTACACCATTTCCTGTCTGCACTGCATGACCGTTTCGTTAGCGGCTGGAGGGATGGGTTTGGGTGCGGTCTGGGGCGAAGAGAAAGCGCTACAGATGATTGAAGAAGCCGGGTTTAAGCGTGTGGAGATCAAGCAGCTTGAGCATGATTTCCAAAACAACTTCTACATTGTCAAAAAGAATTAG